One genomic window of Catenulispora sp. MAP5-51 includes the following:
- a CDS encoding PP2C family protein-serine/threonine phosphatase, with the protein MAHDRGVSAPEGAVAEAAPAGAARPAALPGRSRWLLTGAYVLIAVAILLDLLTGPKTTFSSILAAVPALAAAGARSARVPLAAGALAAIAVGLLALANQDVAAAVHLEAVAAVVAVTLASAAGVVLVKTRERELQQVRTVAEAAQRALLRPVPGRIGRLRVGVRYLAAAAEARIGGDLYEVLETGYGTRVLLGDVQGKGLAAVDTAADVLGVFRAEARIEPDLARLAERLDSALAQNRQNERFVTAVLLAIPPTQDLVEVVNCGHPPPLLRRRSGTVSEVEPPAYAPPLGLRALTGAPLRGRTVDLEPGDLLLLHTDGVSETRDSHDRFYPLATRLATFRAQEPGALLDELLADVVAYSADGMTDDAAVLAVRREA; encoded by the coding sequence GTGGCCCACGACCGAGGAGTCAGCGCGCCCGAGGGTGCTGTGGCGGAGGCCGCGCCGGCGGGTGCGGCCAGGCCCGCCGCGCTGCCCGGGCGGTCGCGCTGGCTGCTGACCGGGGCGTACGTCCTGATCGCCGTGGCCATCCTCTTGGACCTGCTCACCGGGCCCAAGACCACCTTCTCCTCGATACTCGCCGCGGTCCCGGCGCTGGCGGCGGCGGGGGCCAGGTCCGCCCGGGTGCCCCTGGCCGCCGGAGCGCTCGCGGCCATCGCCGTCGGGCTGCTCGCCCTGGCCAACCAGGACGTGGCGGCCGCCGTGCACCTCGAGGCGGTGGCCGCCGTGGTGGCCGTGACCTTGGCCAGCGCCGCCGGCGTCGTCCTGGTCAAGACGCGGGAGCGGGAGCTCCAGCAGGTCCGCACGGTCGCCGAGGCGGCCCAGCGTGCCCTGCTGCGTCCCGTCCCGGGCAGGATCGGCCGGCTGCGGGTCGGCGTGCGGTACCTGGCCGCCGCGGCGGAGGCCAGGATCGGCGGGGATCTCTACGAGGTCCTGGAGACCGGGTACGGCACCCGGGTGCTGCTCGGCGACGTGCAGGGCAAGGGCCTGGCCGCGGTCGACACCGCCGCGGACGTCCTCGGCGTTTTCCGAGCGGAAGCCCGGATCGAACCGGACCTCGCCCGGCTCGCGGAGCGCCTGGACAGCGCACTCGCGCAGAACCGGCAGAACGAGCGGTTCGTCACCGCGGTGCTGCTCGCGATCCCGCCGACGCAGGACCTCGTCGAGGTCGTCAACTGCGGCCACCCGCCCCCGCTCCTGCGGCGCCGTTCCGGGACCGTGAGCGAGGTCGAGCCGCCCGCCTACGCACCGCCCCTGGGGCTGCGAGCGCTCACCGGTGCCCCTCTCCGCGGCAGGACGGTCGACCTCGAGCCCGGCGACCTGCTTCTGCTGCACACCGACGGCGTATCGGAAACACGCGACAGCCACGACCGGTTCTACCCGCTTGCCACCAGGCTGGCGACCTTCCGCGCGCAGGAACCCGGCGCGCTCCTCGACGAGCTGCTCGCGGACGTGGTGGCCTACTCCGCCGACGGGATGACCGACGACGCGGCGGTGCTCGCGGTCCGCCGCGAGGCTTGA
- a CDS encoding ATP-dependent RecD-like DNA helicase has translation MSAVSESDPVGEVRLEAAVERLIFVRADEYTVARLLSEEQGEFTAAGAALAGVQPGSVVLLDGRWTQHSRFGAQLSVRACECVLPSHIRGIRMYLGSGLIRGIGPGLAAAIVERFGADTLKVIDADPARLTEVNGIGAVRKDRIVSSWVGQKVIRDLMVVLQGFGISPLMAAKIYAEFGADSPAVVRKDPYLLIEKVRGIGFAVADKIALASGVAEQDPKRLRAALADRLDAARRDGHCYVNRTRLLLEAARLVGQDRELVRIELDQLAALRAVVVEPDPNPDLYPDTNPDSADAGSSAIVVFAKVLHHTERALAAAITTLLRADSDVPAAARRRAETLDVDHPGLHDGQRAAVRMALTHTVSVLTGGPGCGKSHTVKTIAQIVKAGGGRVTLAAPTGKAAKRLSELVGMPAMTVHRLVADLPDADPDALFDDSPLMADLIVVDEASMLDVFLGLKLARQVPPGTHLLLVGDVDQLPSIGPGSVLEDLLRVPEIARTELTHVFRQGEGSSITVNAHLIRAGRMPNPRTSEFWFEEAEDSAQAAERILDIATVRIPTSHGVPPSDVQVLAPSRRGVTGTVELGRRLQERLNPADPDKAEYWAGTSVFRIGDKVMPIRNDPNKGSSGIFNGTTAVVSGLDTQSRTVQLRTDDGDIAVYDFDELDDLLHAYAISVHRSQGSEYPYVVAPLTTETGPLMLYRNLLYTLVTRARKLVVLVGQRRALEIAVHSASRDRNTALARRFEAELDRVS, from the coding sequence GTGTCGGCCGTGAGTGAGTCCGACCCGGTCGGCGAGGTCCGGCTTGAGGCCGCGGTGGAGCGCCTGATCTTTGTGCGCGCCGACGAATACACCGTGGCTCGCCTCCTGTCCGAGGAGCAGGGGGAGTTCACCGCTGCCGGTGCGGCGTTGGCGGGTGTACAGCCCGGTTCCGTCGTGTTGTTGGACGGACGCTGGACGCAGCACTCCCGGTTCGGGGCGCAGTTGTCGGTGCGTGCGTGCGAATGCGTGTTGCCGTCGCACATCCGCGGCATCCGCATGTACCTGGGCTCGGGTCTGATCCGCGGCATCGGACCGGGACTGGCCGCCGCGATCGTCGAGCGCTTCGGTGCGGACACGCTGAAGGTCATCGACGCCGATCCGGCGCGGCTCACCGAGGTGAACGGGATCGGCGCGGTCCGCAAGGACCGGATCGTGTCCTCCTGGGTCGGGCAGAAGGTGATCCGGGATCTGATGGTCGTGCTGCAGGGGTTCGGGATCTCGCCGCTGATGGCCGCGAAGATCTACGCCGAGTTCGGGGCGGACTCGCCGGCGGTGGTGCGCAAGGACCCGTACCTGCTCATCGAGAAGGTCCGCGGCATCGGCTTCGCGGTCGCGGACAAGATCGCGCTGGCTTCCGGCGTTGCCGAGCAGGATCCGAAGCGCCTGCGGGCGGCGTTGGCCGACCGGCTGGATGCCGCCCGGCGCGACGGCCATTGCTATGTGAACCGCACCCGCCTGCTCCTGGAGGCGGCCCGGCTGGTGGGGCAGGATCGGGAGCTGGTGCGCATCGAGCTGGACCAGTTGGCCGCGCTGCGGGCGGTGGTCGTCGAGCCTGATCCGAACCCTGATCTGTATCCTGATACGAACCCTGATTCGGCGGACGCCGGCTCGTCGGCGATTGTCGTCTTCGCCAAGGTGCTGCACCACACCGAGCGGGCCCTTGCCGCCGCGATCACCACCTTGCTGCGCGCCGACTCCGATGTCCCCGCCGCGGCCCGGCGGCGTGCCGAGACGCTCGACGTCGACCATCCCGGCCTGCACGACGGCCAGCGCGCGGCGGTGCGGATGGCGTTGACCCACACCGTGTCGGTGCTCACCGGCGGTCCGGGTTGTGGCAAGAGCCATACCGTGAAGACGATCGCGCAGATCGTGAAGGCCGGCGGCGGCCGGGTGACCCTGGCGGCTCCCACGGGCAAGGCCGCCAAGCGGCTCTCGGAGCTGGTCGGGATGCCGGCGATGACCGTCCATCGGCTGGTGGCCGATCTCCCCGACGCCGATCCGGACGCGTTGTTCGACGACAGTCCCCTGATGGCCGACCTGATCGTCGTCGACGAGGCGTCCATGCTGGACGTGTTCCTCGGCCTCAAACTCGCCCGCCAGGTTCCGCCGGGTACGCACCTGCTGCTCGTCGGGGATGTCGACCAGCTGCCGTCCATCGGTCCGGGCAGCGTCCTGGAAGACCTGCTGCGGGTGCCCGAAATCGCGCGCACCGAACTGACTCACGTGTTCCGCCAGGGCGAGGGCTCCTCCATCACCGTCAACGCCCACCTGATCCGGGCCGGACGGATGCCGAACCCGCGCACCAGCGAGTTCTGGTTCGAGGAGGCCGAGGACTCGGCGCAGGCCGCCGAGCGGATCCTGGACATCGCCACGGTCCGGATCCCGACCTCGCACGGCGTCCCGCCGTCCGACGTCCAGGTCCTGGCCCCGAGCCGTCGCGGCGTGACCGGTACCGTGGAGCTGGGCCGTCGTCTCCAGGAACGCCTCAATCCCGCCGACCCGGACAAGGCCGAGTACTGGGCCGGCACCTCGGTGTTCCGGATCGGGGACAAGGTGATGCCGATCCGCAACGACCCGAACAAGGGCAGCTCCGGCATCTTCAACGGCACCACCGCCGTCGTCTCCGGCCTCGACACGCAGTCGCGGACCGTGCAGCTGCGCACCGACGACGGCGACATCGCCGTCTACGACTTCGACGAACTCGACGACCTCCTGCATGCCTACGCCATCAGCGTCCACCGCTCTCAAGGCAGCGAGTACCCGTATGTCGTCGCTCCGCTGACCACGGAGACGGGGCCCTTGATGCTGTACCGGAACCTGCTCTACACCTTGGTCACCCGGGCCAGGAAGCTCGTCGTCCTGGTCGGCCAGCGCCGCGCCCTGGAGATCGCCGTCCACAGCGCGAGCCGAGACCGCAACACCGCCCTGGCCCGGCGGTTCGAGGCAGAGCTGGACAGGGTTTCCTGA
- a CDS encoding DUF4184 family protein: MPFTLAHPAAVLPLMHRGQARGGLIGSALVFGAMAPDVPYFAGAFALGDLAHTWAAVPTLDVAITVALAAAWHLLLRAPLVRLLPARWAAAAEELTAPRERRMRLSLVPWFVLSAVIGAVTHVAWDGFTHPGRFGVRLFPVLQNARIFGEPPYVLLQYGCSVLGVAALGYWTVQEMRRAARSGTNTAPPAGNRRLAFGLIAGFAVLGTAYRATEWARPGMPWTSLVPVLAFGAVAGAAVAVFLYALLALRRA, encoded by the coding sequence GTGCCGTTCACCCTTGCCCATCCCGCAGCTGTCCTCCCGCTGATGCACCGTGGCCAGGCGCGAGGGGGGCTGATCGGCTCCGCTCTGGTCTTCGGCGCCATGGCGCCCGACGTCCCCTACTTCGCCGGAGCGTTCGCGCTCGGCGATCTCGCGCACACGTGGGCGGCCGTGCCCACACTCGACGTGGCGATCACCGTCGCACTCGCCGCCGCCTGGCACCTGCTGCTGCGCGCGCCGCTGGTGCGCCTGCTGCCGGCACGCTGGGCCGCGGCCGCGGAGGAGCTGACGGCGCCCCGGGAAAGAAGGATGCGGCTCTCCTTAGTGCCGTGGTTCGTTCTGTCCGCCGTCATCGGCGCGGTGACCCACGTGGCATGGGACGGCTTCACCCACCCCGGCCGTTTCGGGGTCAGGCTCTTCCCGGTGCTACAGAACGCCCGCATCTTCGGCGAACCGCCATACGTCCTACTCCAGTACGGATGCTCGGTGCTGGGTGTCGCGGCGCTCGGGTACTGGACCGTGCAGGAGATGCGCCGCGCCGCACGATCGGGCACGAACACGGCGCCCCCGGCAGGCAACCGCCGACTGGCCTTCGGCCTGATCGCCGGCTTCGCAGTCCTGGGCACCGCCTACCGCGCCACCGAGTGGGCTCGTCCGGGCATGCCGTGGACCTCGCTGGTCCCCGTCCTCGCCTTCGGCGCGGTCGCCGGCGCCGCGGTCGCGGTGTTTCTCTACGCGCTACTGGCCCTGCGCCGTGCCTAG
- a CDS encoding alpha/beta fold hydrolase translates to MTLTETRGLAPMTDGAQIGWIALGDKARTPPVVMLHGGPGLPDYLGEVAAMVADLVPVYRYDQRGTGRSGWQGRHCFARHVDDLAELLDAWDAPEAVLIGHSYGTDLASRFCLGHPDRVAAMVLLCGPFVGDWRAGYRAERDRRMSAAQQMRLRELEELTPRTNEQEVELLALAWFTDHADPERSWRWAMRGASQRRPVNWAMNSELGDEGRSDPLERHVDQLRACLPARTEVLGGADDPRPLSALEALALRLDVPLTRIEGAGHEPWLEQFDVVRAHLRRFLLA, encoded by the coding sequence GTGACCTTGACGGAGACGCGGGGCCTGGCTCCGATGACCGACGGGGCGCAGATTGGTTGGATCGCGCTCGGAGACAAGGCACGGACGCCGCCTGTCGTCATGCTCCACGGCGGGCCGGGGCTGCCGGACTACCTGGGCGAGGTCGCCGCCATGGTCGCCGATCTGGTGCCGGTGTACCGGTACGACCAGCGTGGCACGGGGCGTTCCGGGTGGCAGGGCCGTCATTGCTTCGCCCGGCACGTCGACGATCTCGCCGAGTTGCTCGATGCCTGGGATGCGCCTGAAGCGGTGCTGATCGGGCACTCCTACGGCACCGATCTGGCGAGCCGTTTCTGTCTGGGGCACCCTGACCGGGTGGCTGCGATGGTGCTGCTGTGCGGACCGTTTGTCGGTGACTGGCGGGCCGGCTATCGAGCCGAACGCGACCGTCGCATGTCCGCCGCTCAGCAAATGCGGCTTCGCGAACTGGAAGAGCTGACCCCGCGGACGAACGAGCAGGAGGTCGAGCTCCTCGCGCTGGCCTGGTTCACCGACCATGCCGATCCTGAACGCAGTTGGCGCTGGGCCATGCGGGGAGCTTCGCAGCGTCGGCCCGTCAACTGGGCCATGAACAGCGAGTTGGGCGACGAGGGACGTTCGGATCCGCTGGAGCGGCACGTGGATCAGCTGCGCGCGTGCCTTCCCGCACGAACCGAGGTCCTCGGCGGAGCCGACGACCCCCGCCCCCTGTCGGCGCTGGAGGCGCTGGCGCTGCGGCTCGACGTTCCGCTGACGCGGATCGAGGGCGCCGGGCACGAGCCTTGGCTGGAGCAGTTCGACGTGGTGCGCGCCCACCTGCGGAGGTTCCTGCTGGCGTGA
- a CDS encoding cation:proton antiporter, whose product MELTLIAVAGVISIVAVAAFSEKLGLAAPLSLVIVGIALSYVPGVPRIRVDPEVVLTGVLPPLLYAAAVNMPATDFRRNLKSISGLAVLLVAATTLGTGWLFHALLPGIGWPAAFALGAVVSPTDAVAASSIGHKLGLPSRLLAVLEGEGLVNDASALVLLRSAVAAIASSVSMGGLAWDFVKAVVIAAVIGLVVGYVNVRIRGLLHDGVLNTAISFVVPFLAFVPAEELRASGVLAVVVAGLVSGEMSPRYVRAADRMTERMNWRTLAFLLESGIFLLMGLGLRSLIDDVGGEHLSAWTGLWVGLAASAAVILLRIGFVAPLVAVLRRDRRRAEEAKPRLERMKTRIDEHDLTERFSPRQAERITHRVVRVAADIEFQLNEDLGWRGGVVLAWSGMRGAITVAAAETLPADLTRRPQMILIATVVALTTLLVNGLTLPAVIRAVRIPGDDEGRIRAEYADLMATLTAAGREYLADPGPDVDPQVVAEVRERLEQPLRNVEQEARRDLRDEYLRVTLGVLEAEQARLLRARSEGVYSSRTLTQIQRRLDIQTATMQRIGDEEG is encoded by the coding sequence ATGGAACTGACACTCATCGCCGTCGCCGGCGTCATCAGCATCGTGGCCGTGGCCGCGTTCTCGGAGAAGCTCGGGCTGGCCGCGCCGCTGAGTCTGGTGATCGTCGGGATCGCGCTCAGCTACGTCCCCGGCGTTCCGCGGATCCGCGTCGATCCCGAGGTGGTGCTCACCGGGGTGCTGCCGCCGCTGCTGTATGCGGCGGCGGTCAATATGCCGGCCACCGATTTCCGGCGGAACCTGAAGTCGATCAGTGGTCTGGCCGTGCTGCTGGTCGCGGCGACGACGCTGGGGACCGGCTGGCTTTTTCACGCGCTGCTGCCGGGGATCGGGTGGCCGGCGGCGTTCGCGCTCGGGGCGGTGGTCAGTCCGACCGACGCGGTGGCGGCCAGCTCGATCGGGCACAAGCTGGGGTTGCCGTCCCGGCTGCTGGCGGTGTTGGAGGGCGAGGGGCTGGTCAACGACGCTTCCGCGCTGGTGCTGCTGCGGTCGGCGGTGGCGGCGATCGCCAGTTCGGTGTCGATGGGGGGTCTGGCCTGGGACTTCGTCAAGGCGGTCGTGATCGCCGCGGTGATCGGACTGGTCGTCGGGTATGTCAACGTCCGCATCCGGGGGCTGCTGCACGACGGCGTGCTCAACACCGCGATCTCGTTCGTGGTGCCGTTCCTGGCCTTCGTGCCCGCCGAGGAGCTGCGCGCGTCCGGGGTGCTGGCCGTGGTGGTCGCCGGCCTGGTCAGCGGGGAGATGAGTCCGCGCTACGTGCGCGCGGCCGACCGGATGACCGAGCGGATGAACTGGCGGACCTTGGCCTTCCTGCTGGAGAGCGGCATCTTCCTGCTGATGGGCCTGGGACTGCGTTCCCTGATCGACGACGTCGGCGGCGAACACCTCTCGGCCTGGACCGGGCTGTGGGTGGGCCTGGCCGCCTCGGCGGCGGTGATCCTGCTGCGGATCGGCTTCGTGGCCCCGCTGGTGGCGGTGCTGCGCAGGGATCGCCGGCGCGCCGAGGAGGCCAAGCCGCGCCTGGAGCGGATGAAGACCCGGATCGACGAACACGACCTCACCGAGCGCTTCAGCCCGCGGCAGGCCGAGCGCATCACGCACCGCGTGGTCCGGGTCGCCGCCGACATCGAATTCCAGCTCAACGAGGACCTGGGCTGGCGCGGCGGCGTGGTCCTGGCCTGGTCCGGCATGCGCGGCGCGATCACCGTGGCCGCCGCCGAGACGTTGCCGGCGGACCTCACCAGGCGCCCGCAGATGATCCTGATCGCCACCGTGGTCGCGCTGACGACCCTGCTGGTGAACGGCCTGACCCTGCCGGCGGTGATCCGCGCGGTCCGGATCCCGGGCGACGACGAGGGACGTATCCGCGCGGAGTACGCCGACCTGATGGCCACGCTGACGGCCGCGGGGCGGGAGTACCTCGCCGATCCCGGACCGGACGTGGACCCGCAGGTCGTCGCCGAGGTGCGCGAAAGGCTGGAGCAGCCGCTGCGGAACGTGGAGCAGGAGGCACGGCGCGATCTGCGGGACGAGTACCTGCGGGTGACCCTCGGCGTGTTGGAGGCGGAGCAGGCGCGGCTGCTGCGCGCCCGATCCGAGGGGGTCTACAGCTCGCGGACGCTGACCCAGATTCAGCGCAGGCTGGACATCCAGACCGCGACGATGCAGCGGATCGGGGACGAGGAAGGCTAG